One Chryseobacterium sp. StRB126 genomic region harbors:
- a CDS encoding TonB-dependent receptor: MKRIFFLISVLSSLALAACPITLVVKNIKNYNHDEVYVVINGEKKKISKQGTVDFAEVSDGSVNVSVLYQNKLIYNDTLDINCQSHQKYEIAVSDANRIDEVYIRGKKKLEKLKETPLSVKIVDMQAVKSQANNIGEILNMATGVKLRTEGGVGSGFQVNLGGLQGKAVRIFRDGVPIEFYGHSFNPNVLSPNMLDRVDVYKGVMPIYLASDALGGGINFISKPIQKDNLEISNEIASFSTYKSHLNAVFTGKKDSLFYVGTQASYVFSKNNYKILGDIIDPETANLKKVEAKRFHDDTEASYMEVYTGVRNKSWANDFRVGFIYSHFYKEIQNDLEMRKPYGEAFAKENNVTGYLQYKKMFFDNRLKLDLMTAFARYNNSFVDISRRRYNWLGESTFSNENNVGEINKGNDMKMSYNMFHTRLNAAFRINNNHSLEFGNMYFYQRRKGSDPYGAININGEDVLKIPAIYNKNIAALGLVSHWLDRKVETVLGVKNYFFSSKGYTTDKYNFTWESDRNKNASGYMAGISYKPKNFILKLSYEKAVRLPDETEIFGDGILIKENLDLEPEKSDNVNVVLDYTSSNYKLNTSLNLFYRNVKNTIFMIPDNPYGRYQNYYDNRILGLEYEINYQPIKNIQTGFNFTYQDIRLKNLSGSESIWEDARQPNIPYLFGNHYLRLNFSDILNMKDKIELYYNINYVHRFLLYPVPKNLEPGLFSKATIASSDLLIPNDGRLGMVDVGVGITYFLADPKLAINFSVNNLTNERLYDNYNAQKPTRSYHLKLTYTIF, encoded by the coding sequence ATGAAGCGTATATTTTTTCTGATTTCTGTACTTTCTTCCTTAGCATTGGCGGCCTGTCCAATTACTTTAGTTGTTAAAAATATTAAAAACTATAACCACGATGAGGTGTATGTAGTGATTAACGGCGAAAAGAAAAAGATTTCAAAACAAGGCACTGTTGATTTTGCTGAGGTATCGGATGGTTCTGTAAATGTTTCTGTATTGTATCAGAATAAATTAATTTATAATGATACGTTAGATATCAATTGTCAGTCACACCAAAAGTATGAAATAGCAGTTTCAGATGCGAACCGTATTGATGAGGTGTATATCAGAGGTAAAAAGAAGCTGGAGAAACTCAAAGAAACTCCATTAAGTGTTAAGATTGTTGATATGCAGGCCGTAAAAAGCCAGGCCAACAATATTGGTGAAATACTGAATATGGCAACAGGAGTTAAACTTCGTACAGAAGGTGGCGTTGGTTCAGGATTTCAGGTTAATCTTGGAGGTCTTCAGGGGAAAGCGGTCAGAATTTTCAGGGATGGAGTCCCGATTGAATTTTATGGGCATAGCTTTAATCCAAATGTTTTATCTCCCAATATGTTGGACAGGGTAGATGTGTATAAAGGAGTAATGCCTATTTATTTAGCATCTGATGCTTTAGGAGGTGGGATCAATTTTATCTCAAAACCTATACAAAAAGACAACCTTGAAATTTCTAATGAGATTGCATCATTCAGTACTTATAAATCTCATCTTAATGCAGTATTTACAGGGAAAAAAGACAGTCTGTTCTATGTTGGAACGCAGGCAAGTTATGTATTTTCAAAGAACAATTATAAAATTCTGGGTGACATTATAGATCCTGAGACGGCCAATCTTAAAAAAGTAGAAGCCAAAAGATTTCATGATGATACGGAAGCTTCTTATATGGAAGTCTACACAGGCGTAAGAAATAAAAGCTGGGCCAACGATTTTAGAGTCGGATTTATCTATTCTCATTTCTACAAGGAAATTCAGAATGATCTTGAAATGAGAAAACCTTATGGTGAAGCATTTGCCAAAGAAAACAATGTGACGGGCTACCTTCAGTATAAAAAAATGTTCTTTGATAATCGCCTGAAATTAGATTTGATGACAGCCTTTGCCAGATATAACAATTCCTTTGTAGACATCAGCAGGCGCAGATACAATTGGCTGGGAGAATCCACTTTCAGTAATGAAAACAACGTTGGTGAGATCAATAAAGGGAATGATATGAAAATGAGTTACAATATGTTTCATACAAGGCTTAATGCTGCATTCCGGATCAATAATAATCACAGTCTGGAATTTGGAAATATGTATTTCTATCAACGAAGAAAAGGAAGCGATCCTTATGGAGCCATCAATATAAATGGGGAAGATGTACTTAAGATTCCGGCGATTTACAATAAGAATATTGCAGCTTTGGGATTGGTGTCTCATTGGCTTGACCGAAAAGTGGAAACAGTGCTTGGAGTAAAGAATTACTTCTTCAGTTCTAAAGGATATACTACGGATAAATATAATTTTACATGGGAGTCTGACCGCAATAAAAACGCATCAGGATATATGGCGGGAATCAGCTATAAGCCTAAAAATTTTATTCTGAAATTATCTTATGAGAAAGCCGTTCGACTTCCTGATGAAACCGAAATTTTCGGAGATGGAATTTTAATCAAAGAAAATCTTGATCTGGAACCTGAAAAAAGTGATAACGTCAATGTTGTTCTGGATTATACTTCATCGAATTATAAGCTGAATACAAGCTTAAATCTCTTCTACAGGAACGTTAAAAACACAATATTCATGATACCGGATAATCCTTATGGAAGGTATCAGAATTATTATGACAATCGCATCCTTGGGTTGGAATATGAAATTAATTACCAACCTATTAAAAATATTCAGACAGGATTCAATTTTACGTATCAGGATATAAGGCTTAAGAACCTTTCCGGTTCCGAAAGTATCTGGGAAGATGCCAGACAACCGAATATTCCTTACTTATTTGGAAACCATTATCTGAGACTGAATTTTTCAGATATTCTCAATATGAAGGATAAGATAGAGCTGTACTATAACATTAATTACGTACATCGTTTCTTACTCTATCCTGTACCGAAAAACCTTGAGCCAGGATTGTTTTCCAAAGCTACTATTGCTTCCAGTGATCTCCTGATTCCGAATGACGGCAGGCTGGGCATGGTGGATGTAGGGGTAGGAATTACCTATTTCCTGGCAGACCCTAAGCTGGCCATTAATTTTAGCGTTAATAATCTTACGAACGAAAGACTTTATGATAATTATAACGCACAGAAACCTACAAGATCTTATCATTTGAAATTAACGTATACAATTTTTTAA
- a CDS encoding serine hydrolase has translation MKQKFSFFIFLLTVGLANAQVEEKKLDDLIQNTLKTFDVPGMSVGIVKDGKVTYSKGFGVRSLTSKQAMDDNTLVGIASNSKGFTCVALAILADEGKLNWDDKVSKYIPEFQMYDPYVSQNVTIKDLITHRAGLGLGQGDLMFFPEGGSLTVNDIVHNVRYLKPENPFRTTLDYNNIMFIVAGEVIHRISGLSWAEFIEQRIMKPVGMTSSFGSYNRAKAVTNKIDAHAPVDGKAIAVPHDWNETGNAAGGIMSNIKDMTTWAECLLNNFTTKDGKKLVSDKNVQQLWSLQIPDKVAAKNPYDTSFYGYGLGWFLSDVKGHKQVQHTGGLIGTVTQFTLIPDLKLGIVVLTNQQSGAAFNTITNTVKDSYLGVADRNWLKTYGDRMAKVNAEFDKQKKEAYAKSDAFKKEKALQPKAEQFTGTYNDVWFGDVEIAQQGSTYRVSCKNSPRLKGELLPYSNNSFIIKWDDRSYDADAYIIFDYDENGKAQSAKLKAISDVTDFSFDFDDLDLKRK, from the coding sequence ATGAAACAGAAATTTTCTTTTTTCATTTTTCTTTTAACCGTAGGATTGGCGAATGCACAGGTTGAAGAGAAAAAACTGGATGATCTGATCCAAAATACTTTGAAAACCTTTGATGTTCCAGGAATGTCGGTAGGAATTGTAAAAGATGGAAAAGTTACCTATTCCAAAGGATTTGGAGTGCGTTCTCTTACCTCAAAACAGGCAATGGATGATAACACTTTAGTAGGAATTGCTTCCAACTCCAAAGGGTTCACTTGCGTAGCATTAGCGATTCTGGCAGATGAAGGAAAACTGAACTGGGACGATAAAGTTTCAAAATATATTCCTGAATTCCAGATGTATGATCCATACGTTTCTCAAAATGTAACGATCAAAGATTTGATTACTCACAGAGCAGGATTAGGGTTGGGACAGGGAGACCTTATGTTTTTTCCGGAAGGCGGAAGTTTAACCGTTAATGATATTGTTCACAACGTAAGATACCTGAAACCTGAAAATCCTTTCAGAACAACTTTAGATTATAACAATATCATGTTCATTGTTGCCGGTGAAGTGATCCACAGAATTTCCGGATTAAGCTGGGCAGAATTTATTGAACAAAGGATCATGAAACCAGTAGGAATGACCTCCAGTTTTGGAAGCTACAACAGGGCTAAAGCTGTAACCAATAAAATTGATGCTCATGCACCTGTAGACGGAAAAGCCATTGCCGTTCCTCACGATTGGAATGAAACGGGTAATGCTGCCGGAGGAATCATGAGTAATATTAAAGACATGACAACTTGGGCAGAATGTTTATTAAACAATTTCACCACAAAAGACGGTAAGAAATTAGTTTCAGATAAAAATGTTCAACAACTTTGGAGCTTACAGATTCCGGATAAAGTAGCGGCTAAAAATCCTTATGATACAAGTTTTTATGGATATGGTTTAGGCTGGTTCCTAAGCGATGTGAAAGGGCACAAACAAGTACAGCATACAGGAGGGTTAATTGGGACTGTAACCCAGTTTACTCTCATTCCTGATCTTAAATTAGGAATTGTGGTATTAACGAATCAGCAGTCTGGAGCAGCGTTCAACACTATTACCAATACGGTTAAAGATTCTTACCTTGGAGTGGCGGATAGAAACTGGCTGAAAACGTATGGAGACAGAATGGCAAAAGTGAATGCAGAATTTGATAAACAAAAGAAAGAGGCTTACGCTAAATCTGATGCCTTTAAAAAAGAAAAAGCACTTCAACCCAAAGCAGAACAGTTTACAGGAACTTATAATGATGTTTGGTTTGGCGATGTGGAAATTGCTCAGCAGGGAAGTACCTATAGAGTTTCATGTAAAAACTCGCCAAGATTAAAAGGAGAACTGCTGCCATATTCAAATAATTCATTCATTATTAAATGGGATGATAGAAGCTATGACGCTGATGCATACATTATTTTCGATTATGATGAAAACGGAAAAGCTCAGTCTGCAAAATTAAAAGCAATTTCTGATGTTACAGACTTCAGTTTTGACTTTGATGATCTGGATCTGAAAAGAAAATAA
- a CDS encoding SixA phosphatase family protein — protein sequence MKRLILVRHAKSDWPEETEDFDRPLADKGLQDAMNMSRFLKNNNISIDYFVSSPAVRALNTCKIFNQAYQLDCTTNEKLYNPSERNFESVIYDLDDNLSSVAIFSHNNGISNFANSISEDIFHFPTCGVAGFEVDCESWSEFDGAKKKLLFFYEPGKI from the coding sequence ATGAAGAGACTCATCCTCGTAAGACATGCGAAAAGCGACTGGCCGGAAGAAACGGAGGATTTTGATAGACCCTTGGCAGACAAAGGCCTGCAGGATGCCATGAACATGTCCAGATTCCTTAAAAACAATAATATTTCTATCGATTATTTTGTATCGAGCCCGGCAGTCCGAGCTTTGAATACCTGCAAAATTTTCAATCAGGCTTATCAGCTGGATTGTACTACAAATGAAAAATTATACAATCCTTCGGAAAGAAATTTTGAATCTGTAATCTATGATCTGGACGACAATCTGAGTTCGGTTGCTATTTTCTCTCATAACAATGGTATTTCCAATTTTGCCAATTCCATTTCGGAAGATATTTTTCATTTTCCAACCTGTGGAGTAGCCGGTTTTGAAGTAGACTGTGAATCGTGGTCTGAATTTGACGGTGCCAAAAAGAAACTCCTTTTCTTTTATGAGCCAGGGAAAATATAA
- the ruvX gene encoding Holliday junction resolvase RuvX produces the protein MGQILAIDYGKARCGIAATDDMQIIASGLETVENRVLMEFLKKYFNENKVDEVVIGLPIDLKGNLSEVETDILKFIEAFKKEFSDIAVHRFDERFTSKMASFFISQSGKNKKKRQEKGLIDKVSATIILQNFLEQRLK, from the coding sequence ATGGGACAAATCCTTGCAATAGACTACGGAAAAGCCCGTTGTGGCATCGCTGCGACGGATGATATGCAGATTATAGCCAGTGGGCTGGAGACTGTAGAGAACCGTGTTTTAATGGAATTTTTAAAAAAATATTTCAATGAAAATAAGGTGGATGAAGTAGTGATTGGACTTCCCATAGATTTGAAAGGAAATCTTTCAGAGGTGGAAACCGATATTTTAAAATTCATTGAAGCATTTAAAAAAGAATTTTCGGATATTGCAGTCCATCGTTTTGATGAAAGGTTTACTTCCAAAATGGCTTCATTCTTTATTTCCCAAAGCGGAAAAAACAAGAAGAAAAGACAGGAAAAAGGATTAATAGATAAAGTAAGTGCAACCATCATATTGCAGAATTTTTTAGAACAAAGATTAAAATGA
- the def gene encoding peptide deformylase, with translation MILPIRAFGDPVLRKVGKDIEKDYPGLQELIDSMFETMYSANGIGLAAPQIGLDIRLFVIDVTPLAEDEDYEDIKDELAEFRKVFINARILEESGEEWKFNEGCLSIPDVREDVKRKGTIVIEYYDENFVKHTETFSDIRARVIQHEYDHIEGILFTDHLSALKKKLVKGKLSKISQGDVSIGYKMRFPK, from the coding sequence ATGATATTACCGATAAGAGCTTTTGGGGATCCTGTTTTGAGAAAAGTGGGAAAAGATATAGAAAAAGATTACCCCGGATTACAGGAACTGATAGATAGTATGTTCGAAACGATGTACAGTGCAAACGGAATTGGTCTTGCTGCGCCTCAGATCGGTTTGGATATCCGTCTGTTTGTGATAGACGTAACTCCTCTTGCGGAAGATGAGGATTATGAGGATATTAAGGATGAGTTGGCAGAATTCAGAAAAGTATTCATCAATGCCAGAATCCTTGAAGAATCAGGAGAAGAATGGAAGTTCAACGAAGGCTGTTTGTCTATTCCGGATGTAAGAGAAGATGTGAAAAGAAAGGGCACAATCGTTATTGAATATTATGACGAAAATTTTGTGAAACATACAGAAACTTTTTCCGATATTAGAGCCCGCGTAATTCAACATGAGTATGACCATATTGAAGGGATTCTGTTTACCGATCACCTAAGTGCTTTGAAGAAGAAGCTGGTAAAAGGAAAACTGTCAAAAATCTCTCAGGGGGATGTAAGCATCGGTTACAAAATGAGATTTCCGAAATAA
- a CDS encoding DUF5606 domain-containing protein, producing MLLEKIISISGKPGLYKLVSQLRNGFIIEDVTNKKKVSIGNSSQVSLLDNIAMFTFEKEVPLFEVFENIAKNNDYKETISHKSSDADLKDFMLASLPNYDTERVYASDIKKLAQWYNTLQKAGYITPESFVKAEPETLDGEPAEEVSLDLDAKKAAPKAEKPAAPKVKATSAAKSAPKSTHRKQG from the coding sequence ATGCTGTTAGAAAAAATAATTTCAATTTCTGGAAAACCAGGACTTTACAAATTAGTTTCTCAATTAAGAAACGGATTCATCATTGAAGATGTTACCAACAAGAAAAAAGTAAGCATTGGAAACTCAAGCCAGGTAAGCTTATTAGATAATATCGCAATGTTTACATTTGAAAAAGAAGTTCCATTGTTCGAGGTTTTTGAAAATATTGCAAAAAACAACGATTACAAAGAAACAATTTCTCACAAATCTTCAGATGCAGATTTGAAAGACTTTATGTTAGCGTCTCTTCCTAATTACGATACTGAAAGAGTATATGCTTCGGATATCAAGAAATTGGCTCAGTGGTACAACACTCTTCAGAAAGCAGGATACATCACTCCTGAAAGCTTCGTAAAGGCAGAACCTGAAACTTTAGATGGTGAGCCTGCAGAAGAAGTAAGCTTAGATTTAGATGCTAAAAAAGCAGCTCCAAAAGCAGAAAAACCGGCAGCTCCAAAAGTAAAAGCTACTTCAGCAGCAAAATCAGCTCCTAAAAGTACGCATAGAAAACAAGGATAA
- the mazG gene encoding nucleoside triphosphate pyrophosphohydrolase, with amino-acid sequence MNTKQEKLEAFGRLLDIMDDLREKCPWDQKQTLQSLRHLTLEETYELSDAILQEDLQEIKKELGDVLLHLVFYSKIGSEKESFDIADVINSLNEKLIFRHPHIYGDTVVKDEEEVKQNWEKLKLKEGNKSILGGVPKSLPSLVKAYRIQDKVKGIGFEFHDAEDAWKKVDEEIQEFHAETDLDKKEQELGDVFFSLINYARISGINPDSALERTNLKFISRFKKMEGLAEEQDLKLADMSLEEMDVLWEKAKQLS; translated from the coding sequence ATGAATACAAAACAGGAAAAACTAGAAGCTTTCGGGAGATTACTGGATATTATGGATGATTTGCGTGAAAAGTGTCCGTGGGATCAGAAGCAGACCTTACAATCTCTTCGTCATCTTACTCTGGAAGAAACCTATGAGCTTTCCGATGCCATTTTACAGGAAGATTTGCAGGAGATTAAAAAAGAATTGGGAGATGTATTACTTCATCTTGTTTTTTATTCTAAAATAGGCTCAGAAAAAGAAAGTTTTGATATCGCAGATGTCATCAATTCCCTAAATGAAAAACTGATTTTCCGTCATCCTCATATCTATGGAGATACTGTAGTGAAAGATGAGGAAGAAGTAAAACAGAACTGGGAAAAGCTAAAGCTTAAAGAAGGGAACAAATCTATTTTAGGGGGTGTTCCGAAAAGCCTCCCAAGTTTGGTAAAAGCGTATAGAATTCAGGATAAGGTAAAAGGGATTGGTTTTGAGTTTCATGATGCGGAAGATGCCTGGAAAAAGGTAGATGAGGAAATTCAGGAGTTTCATGCAGAGACAGATTTAGACAAAAAGGAGCAGGAACTTGGAGATGTATTTTTCTCGTTAATCAACTATGCAAGAATTTCAGGGATCAATCCGGATTCTGCATTGGAGAGAACCAATCTGAAGTTTATTTCAAGATTCAAGAAGATGGAAGGCCTTGCCGAAGAACAGGATTTAAAGCTTGCAGACATGTCTCTTGAAGAAATGGATGTTCTTTGGGAAAAGGCAAAACAGTTATCATAA
- a CDS encoding metallophosphoesterase, translated as MNLSFKTHLKNTSIVLRTVMSAGVMYSCATYNVQKGKNLFEVKDSEIKSENDFKIFLIGDAGNADEPQAQKTLNLLKGKLDSADSNSMLIFLGDNIYPSGMPKESDKGYALAKQKLEDQLAITKNFKGKTLVIPGNHDWYSGLSGLNAQESLVKKYFDDKKAFLPKNGCPIDDISITKDIKLIAIDTEWAITNWDNYPGINKNCNIKTREDFYTEFKDLIIKNQGKKIIVALHHPIISSGTHAGFHSAKSHLFPLKSKIPVPGVASLINILRSSSGISPADINNQHYTELANRLKSIVQDKDNVIFVSGHDHNLQYHEEENIRQIISGAGSKTDPSTITEKTDFSYGGNGFAVLNLRKDQSTDVEFFSTKDAKLQKLSQISVISKPDEFVNNFPNTFPATFSSSIYPVQLTQKGGFYRWLWGDHYRNYYGIPIEAPTANLSELNGGYIPFREGGGNQSNSLRLKANDGQEFVMRGVKKSAVRFLNNMAFQKSTLGEELTNTFPEKFLLDFYTTNHPFTPFTIGNMSEKLNIFHSNPKLYYIPKQQALGKYNQNYGDEMYMIEERFSSDPKTLAYLDHAKDIVSTDDVLKNLTKNYKYSVDRESYIRARLFDMLIGDWDRHSDQWKWAEYEKGDKIVYKPIPKDRDQAFSKYDGAAFRLIMNVPAIRHMKTFTEDISSVKWLAMEPYPMDLVFLKSSSQEEWEAQAKYIQEHLTDADIDDAFHNLPKEVQDSTVAEIQRKLKIRKTKLQKYASDYYNVLQEKVPLAGTVNPDKFVITKNGHSVLVQQYKLGKNKDKNELVFEKTYHDSKTKELWIYGLEDDDIYEVVGSGRPKMNIRLIGGYNHDVYNVADGRKVKIYDFASQKNTYNAGNTTKNIADDYEINTYNYKHPKYNAFAGYPNLDYNPDDGVIVGVLANYTVNNFIRDPFTQRHSLKANFYTATAGFSLIYKGVFKKAVSGWDFNIDAAYTTPRFSQNFFGLSNESPYDEEGTEREYNRARISKFNVAPSISKKGWMNFSHQMQLTFEDNKVQRKDGRFINTSPDVRQEVFDSQQFLGANYTFSYKNADNPAFPTLGMELMLNADWKATFSNFNRNFLTVKGRFAIDHRIDKKGVFVFANASNAMWINNDNFEFYQAAAIGGNNGMRAFRNERFSGRSYFINNSEIRWDFGRIRNNIIPANLGILVGYDVGRVWNDGEYSRKWHQSVGAGIWLSVVEMMSARLNYFYGADGGRISAGVGMKF; from the coding sequence ATGAATTTATCCTTTAAAACTCATCTAAAAAATACTTCTATTGTTCTGAGAACAGTAATGTCTGCCGGAGTGATGTATTCCTGCGCAACATATAACGTACAAAAAGGCAAAAACTTATTCGAAGTAAAAGATTCTGAGATAAAATCTGAAAATGATTTTAAAATTTTCCTGATTGGAGATGCCGGAAATGCAGATGAACCACAAGCACAGAAAACTCTGAATTTACTTAAAGGCAAGCTGGATTCCGCAGACAGCAACTCTATGCTGATCTTTCTTGGAGATAACATCTATCCCAGCGGAATGCCCAAGGAATCTGATAAAGGCTATGCTTTAGCCAAACAAAAACTGGAAGACCAGCTTGCCATTACTAAAAATTTTAAAGGGAAAACTCTTGTCATCCCTGGAAACCATGATTGGTATAGTGGCTTGAGCGGATTAAACGCTCAGGAATCATTGGTAAAAAAATATTTTGATGATAAAAAGGCCTTCCTACCTAAAAATGGCTGTCCTATTGATGACATCAGCATCACTAAAGATATTAAACTGATCGCCATTGATACGGAATGGGCAATTACCAACTGGGACAACTATCCCGGAATTAATAAAAACTGCAACATCAAAACCCGTGAAGACTTTTACACAGAATTTAAAGATCTTATCATTAAGAATCAGGGTAAAAAAATTATTGTTGCCTTACATCATCCGATCATCAGCAGTGGAACCCACGCAGGATTTCATTCAGCAAAGTCGCACCTTTTTCCTCTGAAAAGTAAAATACCGGTACCGGGAGTGGCAAGCCTTATTAATATTCTTAGAAGCTCTTCAGGAATCAGCCCGGCAGATATTAACAATCAGCACTATACAGAGCTAGCCAACAGACTGAAAAGTATTGTGCAGGATAAAGATAATGTCATCTTCGTTTCCGGGCATGACCATAATTTACAGTATCATGAAGAAGAAAATATAAGACAGATCATCAGTGGTGCAGGTTCTAAAACAGATCCTTCTACCATTACTGAAAAAACAGACTTTTCCTATGGTGGAAACGGTTTTGCCGTCCTTAATCTCAGAAAAGATCAGAGTACCGATGTGGAATTTTTTTCCACAAAGGATGCTAAGCTTCAGAAATTATCACAGATTTCCGTGATATCCAAGCCTGATGAATTTGTGAATAATTTTCCCAATACATTCCCAGCTACATTCTCTTCCAGCATCTATCCGGTTCAGCTCACCCAAAAAGGTGGTTTTTACCGATGGCTTTGGGGAGATCACTACAGAAACTATTACGGAATTCCTATTGAGGCCCCTACAGCCAATCTTTCTGAGCTAAATGGCGGTTATATCCCTTTCAGAGAAGGAGGAGGAAACCAATCTAACAGTTTAAGGTTAAAAGCTAATGACGGACAGGAGTTTGTGATGCGTGGAGTGAAAAAAAGTGCAGTACGGTTCCTCAACAATATGGCTTTCCAAAAAAGCACATTGGGAGAAGAACTTACCAATACTTTCCCGGAGAAATTCCTTTTGGACTTCTATACCACCAACCATCCTTTCACTCCGTTTACCATAGGAAATATGTCAGAAAAACTGAACATTTTCCATAGCAATCCGAAGTTATATTATATTCCCAAGCAGCAGGCTTTAGGAAAATATAATCAAAACTATGGTGATGAAATGTATATGATTGAAGAACGTTTTTCTTCAGATCCTAAAACATTGGCCTACCTAGATCATGCAAAAGATATCGTCTCTACTGACGATGTCCTGAAAAACCTGACCAAAAACTACAAATACTCTGTAGACAGGGAATCCTACATCAGAGCAAGATTGTTTGATATGCTGATTGGTGACTGGGACAGGCATTCAGATCAGTGGAAATGGGCAGAATATGAAAAAGGTGATAAAATTGTCTATAAACCGATTCCAAAAGACAGAGATCAGGCGTTCAGTAAATATGACGGGGCGGCATTCAGACTGATCATGAATGTTCCGGCTATCCGACACATGAAAACTTTTACAGAAGATATCAGCAGCGTAAAATGGCTGGCGATGGAACCGTATCCTATGGATCTTGTTTTTTTAAAAAGTTCTAGTCAGGAAGAATGGGAAGCTCAGGCAAAATACATTCAGGAACATCTGACCGATGCAGATATTGATGATGCATTCCACAACCTTCCTAAAGAAGTTCAGGATAGCACCGTAGCAGAGATCCAGAGAAAACTTAAAATAAGAAAAACAAAACTGCAGAAATACGCATCCGATTATTATAATGTCCTGCAGGAAAAAGTTCCTTTGGCAGGAACCGTGAACCCAGATAAGTTTGTCATTACTAAAAACGGACACTCCGTTCTTGTACAGCAATATAAATTAGGGAAAAACAAAGATAAAAACGAACTGGTTTTTGAAAAGACTTATCATGATTCAAAAACAAAAGAACTTTGGATTTATGGGCTGGAAGATGATGACATTTATGAAGTAGTAGGATCCGGCCGCCCTAAAATGAACATCAGACTGATTGGTGGCTATAACCATGATGTGTATAATGTGGCCGATGGAAGAAAAGTAAAAATCTACGACTTCGCCTCTCAAAAAAACACCTACAATGCAGGAAACACTACCAAAAATATTGCAGATGATTATGAGATAAACACCTACAATTACAAACATCCAAAATACAATGCATTTGCTGGGTATCCTAATTTGGATTATAACCCGGATGACGGCGTTATTGTTGGTGTTTTGGCTAATTATACAGTGAATAACTTCATCCGTGATCCTTTTACTCAAAGACATAGTTTAAAAGCCAATTTCTATACTGCTACTGCCGGGTTCAGCCTTATTTATAAAGGTGTTTTCAAGAAAGCAGTTTCAGGATGGGATTTTAATATTGATGCGGCTTATACCACTCCAAGATTTTCACAGAACTTTTTTGGACTGTCCAATGAAAGTCCGTATGATGAAGAAGGTACGGAAAGAGAATACAACAGAGCAAGAATTTCAAAATTCAATGTTGCCCCTTCTATCTCCAAAAAAGGCTGGATGAATTTTAGTCATCAGATGCAGCTTACATTTGAAGATAATAAAGTACAGAGAAAAGACGGCCGCTTTATCAACACTTCCCCAGATGTAAGACAAGAAGTTTTTGACAGCCAACAGTTCTTGGGAGCCAATTATACATTCAGCTATAAAAATGCGGATAACCCTGCCTTCCCAACTCTGGGTATGGAATTGATGCTGAATGCCGACTGGAAAGCTACTTTTTCAAACTTCAACAGAAACTTCCTTACGGTAAAAGGAAGATTCGCGATTGACCACAGAATTGATAAAAAAGGGGTTTTCGTATTTGCCAATGCCAGCAATGCCATGTGGATCAACAATGATAATTTTGAATTCTATCAGGCTGCAGCTATTGGCGGTAACAATGGTATGCGTGCCTTCAGAAATGAAAGATTCTCAGGAAGATCTTATTTTATCAATAATTCTGAGATCCGTTGGGATTTTGGAAGAATCAGAAATAATATTATCCCTGCCAATCTGGGAATCCTTGTAGGTTATGATGTTGGCCGTGTATGGAATGATGGCGAATACTCCAGAAAATGGCATCAATCAGTAGGTGCCGGGATTTGGCTAAGCGTCGTGGAAATGATGTCTGCCAGACTCAATTATTTCTATGGCGCAGATGGTGGACGTATCTCTGCAGGAGTAGGAATGAAATTTTAA